CGGAGTGCTTGCGGTGCAACGCTTCCTGGTCGAGAAGCTGCGGGAGATTCACTCCGTCGTGGCCGATGCGGCATCCGATGCGGCGGCGAAGACGGCTGTCCTGCAGGGACTCTCGGCGCAATACGGCACACGGCAGTCCGAGTAGTCCACAAGCAGTCCACAGGCGCGGTCGCGGTGAATTGTCACCTCCGCGCCTGCTCCGTAAGGTCCGGCGCATGGAGGCACCACGTTGAGCGTGCAGGACGACCTTCTGGCCGCGATGCGACACCTGAGCGCGGTCACGGGCGACTCCCAGGCATGGCAGCGCGGCCTCAATGAGGTCGAGATCGCCACGGCTACCATGCCCGTGTCGCCGCCTGCCGCCCTGGCGGCCGTCGTCGCCAAGATCCGCGCCAATCACCCGGCCCTCTTCGAAGCGAAGACGGGTGCCCCGATCACGCCCGGCGCTCCAAAGGCCCCCGCGCCCGGCCCACAGCAGGGCGAGGAAGCGACGGCGATCAAGAAGGCCGAAAGCGATCTCGCGCGCCAGAATTCGTCGACCGCGACGCTCGACCTGCTGGTGATCTCGGCCATCCTCAACGCCCACGCGACCAGCGCCGACGGGGCCGAGAAGCTCAGCGCCCTGCAGGAGGAGATCGAACACGCCGTGCAGTCGCGGACCGATCTGGACACCCCGGCGGGCGCCCGCGACTTCCAACGGTTCCTCGCCGACAGACTGCGCCAGATCGGCGCCATCGTCGAGAACGCTCACCTCGACGACCGGTCCAAGGCCGCGATGGCCACCGCATGGACCGCGCTGTACGAGTCCACCAAACGCGTAGCCGCGCCGGCTGATGCCGAGACCGCGCCGCCGGCACCACCACCGCCGCGAAGCGGGACTTCGCCATCGGAACCGTTGCTGCCCTATGGCGCCGATGTGCCCGCCGATCTGCTGGCCGATCCATGGGCAGACCTCGGATTCGCGCCCACACCGGCACCTGCGGCACCTGCTGTCCCGCCCGGACCGCTGAACCCAGCATCGCCGGCACCGGCAGTGTCGATGCCGGCGCTGCCGTCGATGCCCGCGACGTCGCCAGCGTCGGGCGGCCTGCCCGCGAGCCTGCCGAGTCTGCCGGGGCTGATGCCGTCGGGCCTCACCCGATCCGGAGCAGGAGCCGACGGCGGTGTGCTTCGAGATCCGCTCGACGGGCTCACCCTTGAAGAGCTGTTGGCCGAGGATCAGGCACCCGCGGCCGACACCGCGGAGGACGACGAGGACGACGCCGCCACGGGCCCAGATGAGCCGTCCGCACCCGAAGCGCCCTCGACCGCAGTCCGCCTGCCCGACGGCAGCCACGTCAACGCGCCGACACCCGCGGTGGCTGAAGCACTCCGTGCGGTCCTCGCGGGTACGTCGGTGGCGGAGGCGTATCACCGTCACGGCCTCTCGATCCCACCGCCGGGCAGCGCGGTCCCGCATCCGGTCGATCCCAGCCGGGTCTCGACCGGCGACGTGGCGATGTTCTCCGACCGCCAGGCCGTGGCCCTCGACCGTCAGCGCGCCTTCGTCGACGGGCAGGTGCAGCCGATCACCACCGTCAGTGGCCCGAGTTTTCTAGGCTGGCTGCATCCGCCGGAGAGCGGCACCGCGCCGTCCTCGGGACCGGCCAATGCGCCCAGTGACACCGCGAAGCCCGCTCCGACGCGCCCGGCCGTCGCCGGTCGCGCAGGATAGAAAGGTTCCTGATGGACATCAACATCGACACCGAACACCTGCGTGAGGCCGCGCGCCAACACGGTGCCGCCGCCGAGCAGCTGTCCGCGGTTCCGCAGAGCCACGACGCCATCCAGCAGAGCCTTGATTCCCTGGGACCGATCTTCGCCGAACTGCGAGAAGCTGGCCGAACGCTGCTGGACCAGCGTCGGGCCAGCTACGAGCAACAGGCCAGCGACCACGCTGACATGGCCCGGCACCTCGAGCACGCGGCAGTGACGTGGGAGGCCGACGAGGATGAACGGGCCCGGCGAATCCAGGCCGTGCACGACGATCCGGCCTGACGCGTGAACGAGCCCAACCCCGAGTTCGACGCCATCCACCCCAGCGGGCACATCCTGTTCCGCAGCTGTCGCGGTGGTTACCTGCACAGCGTGGTCCTCGCCGAGGCCGCGCTGAGCGCCGAAGCGGGCACCCTGGCTGAGGCGATCAAACGCACCGCTGAGGTGTCGTATCACAAGGCCCTGATGGAGGTGCGGGACGAGATCATCGCCGCGGGTCACACGCCATCAGACGATGTGCCCGGGCCACGTGATCTGGGGCGGGCGATCGAGCGTCTCCGGGAGCACCGACTCGAAGCGGAGGACTGACCTCCTCAGCGCACCCATCGCTGCGCGGTGTCGGCTGGCGGAGCGATGTCGGACGGCGGTGCGATGGGGTTGGCGCCGAACAGTTCCCGAGCCTTGGCCAGCATCGCGCGAACCTC
The DNA window shown above is from Mycolicibacterium confluentis and carries:
- a CDS encoding type VII secretion target — its product is MDINIDTEHLREAARQHGAAAEQLSAVPQSHDAIQQSLDSLGPIFAELREAGRTLLDQRRASYEQQASDHADMARHLEHAAVTWEADEDERARRIQAVHDDPA
- a CDS encoding DUF2694 family protein, which produces MNEPNPEFDAIHPSGHILFRSCRGGYLHSVVLAEAALSAEAGTLAEAIKRTAEVSYHKALMEVRDEIIAAGHTPSDDVPGPRDLGRAIERLREHRLEAED
- a CDS encoding DUF4226 domain-containing protein, whose amino-acid sequence is MQDDLLAAMRHLSAVTGDSQAWQRGLNEVEIATATMPVSPPAALAAVVAKIRANHPALFEAKTGAPITPGAPKAPAPGPQQGEEATAIKKAESDLARQNSSTATLDLLVISAILNAHATSADGAEKLSALQEEIEHAVQSRTDLDTPAGARDFQRFLADRLRQIGAIVENAHLDDRSKAAMATAWTALYESTKRVAAPADAETAPPAPPPPRSGTSPSEPLLPYGADVPADLLADPWADLGFAPTPAPAAPAVPPGPLNPASPAPAVSMPALPSMPATSPASGGLPASLPSLPGLMPSGLTRSGAGADGGVLRDPLDGLTLEELLAEDQAPAADTAEDDEDDAATGPDEPSAPEAPSTAVRLPDGSHVNAPTPAVAEALRAVLAGTSVAEAYHRHGLSIPPPGSAVPHPVDPSRVSTGDVAMFSDRQAVALDRQRAFVDGQVQPITTVSGPSFLGWLHPPESGTAPSSGPANAPSDTAKPAPTRPAVAGRAG